Genomic segment of Desulforegula conservatrix Mb1Pa:
TACGGCTTTGATGAACTCTTCCGCAACTTGATCGGTCTTTTCCGTAAACTGTTTCCTGAATTGACCAAGTATCTGTGCATCTGTAAGGGAAAATCTCAGAAGCTGTTTTCTTTTAAGAATTTCTGTGTCTGTGATGGCGAGGTATTCGAGTATATTTGATTCGATTTTGTTTTTTTTCATTTTTCACCAGGGTTTTAAATTGTTGGTGCATATATAGCGACATGAATACTACTTAGATTTATGGTTCTGTCTTGTTTTTAGTTGATAGTGTCCAGGACAGTATCTATTTGGGAAAAAGCTTGCCAGAAGTCACTACTGCAATGTGTGACTCCGTATATCAGCGCGCTGAATAGTTACGCTATTTTTGGGATAGTCTTACAATCGTATCAAATTCAGTTTCTGTTAATTGTGTTATGGATAAACGGTTACCCTTTTTAAGAATTACAAGATCCTCAAGCTCTTTTATTTCTCTCATGGTCTTCAGGTCGACCTGTTTATCGAACATACTTTCAAACCGGACATCCACCATGAACCATATCGGTTTTTCGGGCTTTGAAGCCGGATCATAATATCTGTTTCCTGTGTCCCAGGCTGTGTGATCAGGATATCCGCAGCTTGTGATAACCGCAGTTCCCACAGCTTCCGGTTTTTTGCCGCTGTGGTAGATTATGGCCTTGTCTCCGGGCTTCATCACATCCCTCATGAAGTTTCTGACCTGATAGTTTCTTACGCCTTCCCAGGAATCTGTTCCTTTATCTTTAAGATCAAAGATGGAAAAAACCTGCGGCTCTGTCTTCATAAGCCAGAAATTCAACTCATACCTTCCAGAATCATTGTTTGGTGGGTGATTTAGATGTCAGCGTGATTAACAGGGGTACAATAATTTAAAAATGGAATCCTTGGCAAGAGTTATTAACGATATTTGTAATTATTCAGCATAATGCATTTAAGTTCGCTTTTTTGAAAAAAAGCTAAGCAAAAAACTTTTGGGTTTGTTGCTGATTGGCATTGTACACAGTTAACGTTCAATATTTCTCTGCCTTGCCTTACTTGAAAGCACAATGGCCAAGTCGACTGAAGAGTTTTTGGGAAAGGTTTGGAAAACACTTTTTACAAAAAGGGTTTTCCAAGAATAAAAATGTTAAGCTGAATAGTTACCGATATTTTTTAAAACGGTTCTCTTATCAACCCTATTATTGACGAGGTCGCAAAAAGTCCAATTTCCGTCATTCAGCCGAAGGCCGGAATCAAGAAGTATCTGAAAATACAAAGATGCCGGATCAAGTCCGGCATGACGATAATATTTTTTCTGATTTTTTGCGAGTCCATCATTATGATCATATCTACAAATGATTTACTGCGTCCTTCAGCATTCCAAGAACTGGTTCAGCATTTTTGCCGTTTGTGTTTAAAAAAATAACAAATTTATGCATTTCGCCAGATTCTGTTTCTATATATCCTGCTCTTGTACTCACACCATCTAAGGTGCCTGTTTTGAAGAAGGCCCCGTTTTTGTGCTTCATCAATTGATGAAAAGGATAGAAAGCTTCAAGGATTTTTCCCATTTGTAAGGCAGTTATTTTATTCTCTCTGGAAAGTCCTGATCCTTCGACAATGGACAGGTTTTTTATGCCAAGAATGGATTCTGTATAGTCTTTTGCGGCTTTTGTACCGCCTTCAAGACTTGCAGGACTTCCGGAATACTTTCCGGCAACAGCGAGAAATACCTGATTTGCCATGAAATTGCTTGAGAATTCAAGGAGCTTTGATGCTACTTTTTTTATGTCATGCTGAGAATAGGCTGTGTGAATAAGAACGTCTTTTGACCCCTTAACTCCATCTGTCTGAATTCCTGACACTTTTGTTCCGGCTTTTTCAAGGAAATATTTGAAGATTTCCCCGCTGTAAGCATTGATTATTCTTCTGTCTGGTGGCAGCGGAATTCTGCCTGATTTTAATCCGCTTTTTTTTGCTACGCTTAATGCTGTCGGCGTTAGAGGTGTCTGTGATTCAGAGGTTTCGAGTCTTTTGGATACTGTTTTGAAAGAAATGCTGTTGAAGTTTACGCTTAATGCTCCGACTGGAGCATCATACGGTTGATCAGAAGAAATGGTTGCTCCCGGAATAGTAATATTTTTATCAAAATAGGAATCATCCGTAATTATATTACGAATGGATTTTATTCCTTTTGATTTCAAAATACTCGAAACATCTTTGCAATAATTGCCTATCGCTTCGGAAACAAGGAGAGGATCCCCGAATCCTTCAATAATGAGATCCTTGTTATCTCTTAAGTAAAACTTTACCGGGAATCTGTAGTCTTCGCCGAGATAATGAATGGCACAGAGCGAAGTTAATATTTTCAGGGTTGAGGCCGGAACAAGGGGATTATTTTCATTTTTTGCGGCAAGAACAGTCCCATCAGATGAAGTTACCAAAAGACTGTCACTGCTTCCGATTGCAGATTCAATGTCTTTTATTGACTGGGCCGCTATAGACGTTGATGCAATGAACATGCAGCATAATATAAGGAATAAATTGCCAGTTATGATTCGAATATTCACGCCTTTTTCTCCGGACTCTCTATGATAAGGGTAACAGGACCGTCATTGACAAGTGAAACATCCATCATTGCCTGAAATCTTCCTGTTTCCGTATTTATGCCTTTTAGTCTGAAATTTTTTATGAAATCCTCATAGAGAGCATTTGCGATTTCAGGTTTAGCA
This window contains:
- a CDS encoding EVE domain-containing protein, which translates into the protein MNFWLMKTEPQVFSIFDLKDKGTDSWEGVRNYQVRNFMRDVMKPGDKAIIYHSGKKPEAVGTAVITSCGYPDHTAWDTGNRYYDPASKPEKPIWFMVDVRFESMFDKQVDLKTMREIKELEDLVILKKGNRLSITQLTETEFDTIVRLSQK
- a CDS encoding D-alanyl-D-alanine carboxypeptidase/D-alanyl-D-alanine-endopeptidase, which produces MNIRIITGNLFLILCCMFIASTSIAAQSIKDIESAIGSSDSLLVTSSDGTVLAAKNENNPLVPASTLKILTSLCAIHYLGEDYRFPVKFYLRDNKDLIIEGFGDPLLVSEAIGNYCKDVSSILKSKGIKSIRNIITDDSYFDKNITIPGATISSDQPYDAPVGALSVNFNSISFKTVSKRLETSESQTPLTPTALSVAKKSGLKSGRIPLPPDRRIINAYSGEIFKYFLEKAGTKVSGIQTDGVKGSKDVLIHTAYSQHDIKKVASKLLEFSSNFMANQVFLAVAGKYSGSPASLEGGTKAAKDYTESILGIKNLSIVEGSGLSRENKITALQMGKILEAFYPFHQLMKHKNGAFFKTGTLDGVSTRAGYIETESGEMHKFVIFLNTNGKNAEPVLGMLKDAVNHL